From the genome of Rhizobium sp. NXC24, one region includes:
- a CDS encoding autoinducer 2 ABC transporter substrate-binding protein: MKRFIVAALAASLSLATATMAFAQDTGKVGIVVKIGGIPWFNAMEAGIKEQGKKLGVDASMIGPTSADPALQVRAIEDLIAQGVKVIGVVPNDAKVLEPVLSKAKEKGIIVITHESPGQKGADWDFELASSTGFGEAHAKLLAEKMGGKGEYAVFVGSLTVPLHNAWADAAIAYLKKNYPDMKLVGDRYGVAEDVDKSRSTALDLISAHPDLKGFLAFGSQGPIGAGRAIEERRKVGKIFVLGPFSPGQGQKLLKSDAISGGFMWNPKQAGEVFVTLSQKLMKGEQIKDGEQIEGLGTIHPDFEKHNIIVDQLVPINKKTVADLAAMGL, from the coding sequence ATGAAGAGATTTATCGTGGCTGCGCTCGCAGCGTCGCTGTCGCTTGCGACCGCCACAATGGCCTTTGCGCAGGACACCGGCAAGGTCGGCATCGTCGTGAAGATCGGCGGCATCCCATGGTTCAATGCCATGGAAGCCGGCATCAAGGAGCAGGGAAAGAAACTCGGCGTCGATGCCTCGATGATCGGTCCGACAAGCGCCGATCCGGCGCTTCAAGTACGCGCCATCGAGGATCTGATCGCTCAGGGCGTCAAGGTCATCGGCGTCGTTCCCAATGACGCCAAGGTTCTTGAGCCCGTTCTCAGCAAGGCGAAGGAAAAGGGTATCATCGTCATTACGCATGAATCGCCGGGCCAGAAGGGCGCGGACTGGGACTTCGAGCTTGCCTCCTCGACCGGCTTCGGTGAAGCGCATGCCAAGCTTCTCGCCGAGAAAATGGGTGGCAAGGGCGAATATGCAGTCTTCGTCGGTTCGCTGACGGTGCCGCTGCACAATGCCTGGGCCGATGCGGCGATTGCCTATCTCAAGAAGAATTATCCGGATATGAAGCTCGTCGGCGATCGTTACGGCGTGGCAGAAGACGTCGACAAGAGCCGCAGCACGGCGCTCGATCTCATTTCCGCCCATCCGGATCTCAAAGGCTTCCTCGCCTTCGGCAGTCAGGGTCCGATCGGCGCAGGCCGCGCGATCGAAGAGCGTCGCAAGGTCGGCAAGATCTTCGTGCTTGGCCCGTTCTCCCCCGGACAAGGACAGAAACTCCTGAAATCGGACGCGATTTCCGGCGGCTTCATGTGGAACCCCAAGCAGGCGGGAGAGGTGTTCGTGACACTTTCGCAGAAGCTGATGAAGGGTGAACAGATCAAGGACGGCGAGCAGATCGAAGGCTTGGGCACGATCCATCCCGATTTCGAAAAGCACAATATCATTGTGGACCAGCTCGTTCCGATCAACAAGAAGACGGTTGCCGATCTCGCGGCAATGGGCCTCTGA